From Crassaminicella indica, one genomic window encodes:
- a CDS encoding class I SAM-dependent methyltransferase, giving the protein MDKIHELIEKILKEKALIYCVLSNIRKKDTEKYHKVTIRPVILKEKMVYQFTYYYQKKVLHENLKEEEMVKKVMLLFEQFKQGQFFTDKADYQILISKKFKVKILKKPPTKKPTNLEHNRRKRYILSDDLSKPFLLRLGVVNEEGKVLAKKYDKFRQINRFLEMVEDIMPQLKKKDGRLNIIDFGCGKSYLTFALYHYLVELFKLDVKIIGLDLKEDVIKHCNEIAKDLGYADLKFMIGDIQHFTGVDKVDMVVTLHACDTATDAALTKAIEWDAKVILSVPCCQHELLGQIHNDIMKPILKHGILKERMSAIVTDSIRANILEIMGYQTQILEFIDMEHTPKNLLIRAVKANKASREVVEEYKRMKEFWGIDPYFERALGERLSKKLK; this is encoded by the coding sequence ATGGATAAAATACATGAATTGATAGAAAAGATTTTAAAGGAAAAAGCTTTGATCTATTGTGTTTTAAGCAACATAAGAAAAAAAGACACGGAAAAGTATCATAAAGTAACTATCCGTCCTGTTATTTTGAAAGAAAAAATGGTTTATCAGTTTACATACTATTATCAAAAGAAAGTGCTTCATGAAAATTTAAAGGAAGAAGAAATGGTTAAAAAGGTGATGCTTTTATTTGAGCAATTTAAGCAAGGACAGTTTTTTACTGACAAAGCAGATTATCAAATACTTATTAGTAAAAAGTTTAAAGTAAAAATATTAAAAAAGCCTCCTACTAAAAAACCTACCAATTTAGAGCATAATCGAAGGAAAAGGTATATATTATCTGATGATTTATCAAAGCCTTTTTTGCTTCGCTTAGGTGTTGTGAATGAAGAAGGAAAGGTACTCGCAAAGAAATACGATAAGTTTCGTCAGATTAATCGCTTTTTAGAAATGGTAGAGGATATAATGCCGCAGCTTAAAAAGAAAGATGGAAGACTCAATATTATTGATTTTGGCTGTGGGAAATCATATTTAACCTTTGCTTTATATCATTATCTAGTGGAGTTATTCAAGCTTGATGTAAAGATTATTGGATTAGATTTAAAAGAGGATGTTATAAAGCATTGTAATGAAATTGCAAAGGATTTGGGCTATGCGGACTTAAAATTTATGATTGGAGATATTCAACATTTTACAGGGGTTGATAAAGTAGATATGGTTGTAACTCTACATGCTTGTGATACAGCAACAGATGCAGCTCTTACAAAGGCTATAGAATGGGATGCGAAAGTTATTTTATCTGTTCCTTGCTGTCAGCATGAATTGCTTGGTCAAATTCATAATGACATTATGAAGCCTATCCTAAAACATGGTATTTTAAAAGAAAGAATGTCAGCTATTGTTACAGATAGTATAAGAGCAAATATATTAGAGATTATGGGTTACCAAACACAGATATTAGAATTTATCGATATGGAACATACTCCTAAGAATTTACTCATTAGGGCTGTAAAAGCTAATAAAGCTTCTCGTGAAGTAGTAGAGGAATATAAAAGAATGAAAGAATTTTGGGGTATTGATCCGTATTTTGAAAGAGCTTTAGGGGAAAGGTTATCTAAAAAGTTAAAGTGA
- a CDS encoding TerD family protein, with translation MAINLQKGQRIDLTKSNPGLSKIIVGLGWDPAQQTSGGGFLSSLFGGGNTPNIDCDASVLMLDANGKLTRKQDLIYFGNLRSTCGSVIHSGDNLTGEGEGDDEQIFVTLNMIPQNIHRLVFVVNIYDCIRRKQDFGLIQNAFIRIVNGADMKELIRYNLSDDYAGKTTLIVGEIYRYNGEWKFAAIGEGTNDTSLSEIVKRYM, from the coding sequence ATGGCGATTAATCTACAAAAGGGACAAAGAATTGATCTAACAAAATCTAATCCTGGACTTTCTAAAATTATAGTTGGGTTAGGATGGGATCCTGCTCAACAAACAAGTGGAGGAGGCTTTTTATCCAGTCTTTTTGGAGGAGGAAATACGCCAAATATCGACTGTGATGCATCTGTGCTAATGCTAGATGCTAATGGAAAGCTTACTAGAAAACAAGATCTTATTTATTTTGGAAATTTAAGAAGTACTTGTGGAAGTGTTATTCATTCAGGGGATAACCTTACAGGGGAAGGAGAAGGGGATGACGAACAAATATTTGTAACCCTTAATATGATTCCTCAAAACATACATAGATTAGTGTTTGTTGTAAATATTTATGATTGCATAAGAAGAAAGCAGGATTTTGGATTAATTCAAAATGCTTTTATTCGTATAGTAAATGGAGCAGACATGAAAGAGTTAATTAGATATAACCTATCAGACGATTATGCAGGAAAAACAACTTTAATAGTAGGAGAAATTTATCGTTATAATGGAGAATGGAAGTTTGCTGCAATCGGTGAAGGAACAAATGATACATCACTTAGCGAAATTGTAAAAAGATATATGTAA
- the tyrS gene encoding tyrosine--tRNA ligase — protein MTNVFDVLKERGFIEQTTHEDEIRELLGKESVTFYIGFDPTADSLHVGHFLQAITMMHMQKAGHRPIVLIGGGTAMVGDPTGKTDMRKMMTPETIKHNAECFKKQLSKFLDFSEGKAIMVNNADWLMNLEYIPFLREVGKHFSVNRMLTAECFKSRMEKGLSFLEFNYMIMQSYDFLELHRKYNCKMQLGGNDQWSNILGGVELIRRIDSSPAYGMTFTLLTTSEGKKMGKTESGAIWLDPEKTSPYDFYQYWRNVDDADVEKCLSLLTFLPMDEVKKLGSLEGAAINKAKEILAYEVTKLVHGEKEAKKAQEGAKALFGKGPASENIPATEIPRSEFAEGIGLMALLTKLKLTSSNSEARRLIQQGGIALDGKKITDIKHIVKEEDFKDDTIMIKKGKKVYHQVKLV, from the coding sequence ATGACAAATGTTTTTGATGTACTAAAAGAACGTGGATTTATTGAACAAACTACTCATGAAGATGAGATTAGAGAGCTTCTTGGAAAAGAATCCGTTACATTTTATATTGGCTTTGACCCTACTGCTGACAGTCTACACGTTGGTCACTTTCTACAAGCCATTACAATGATGCATATGCAGAAGGCTGGTCATAGACCCATTGTACTAATCGGTGGGGGAACAGCAATGGTAGGAGATCCTACTGGAAAAACAGATATGAGAAAAATGATGACACCAGAGACAATAAAACATAATGCAGAATGCTTTAAAAAGCAGCTTTCAAAATTTCTAGACTTCTCTGAAGGAAAAGCGATAATGGTTAATAATGCAGATTGGCTAATGAATCTTGAGTATATTCCTTTCTTAAGAGAAGTTGGAAAGCATTTCTCTGTAAATCGAATGCTTACAGCAGAATGCTTTAAAAGCCGTATGGAAAAAGGATTGTCCTTTCTTGAATTTAACTACATGATTATGCAATCTTATGATTTCTTAGAGCTTCATAGAAAATACAATTGTAAAATGCAACTTGGCGGCAATGATCAATGGTCTAATATTCTTGGTGGAGTTGAGTTAATAAGAAGAATAGATAGTAGTCCTGCTTACGGTATGACCTTTACGTTGCTTACAACAAGTGAAGGAAAGAAGATGGGTAAAACAGAATCTGGTGCTATTTGGCTTGATCCTGAAAAAACATCTCCATATGATTTTTATCAATACTGGAGAAATGTAGACGATGCAGATGTAGAAAAATGCTTAAGCCTTCTTACATTCCTTCCAATGGATGAAGTCAAAAAATTGGGTTCTCTAGAAGGAGCAGCTATCAATAAAGCAAAAGAAATTCTTGCATATGAAGTAACAAAGCTTGTTCATGGTGAAAAAGAAGCGAAAAAAGCACAAGAAGGAGCAAAAGCATTATTTGGTAAAGGTCCTGCAAGTGAAAATATTCCAGCTACTGAAATACCACGTTCTGAATTTGCAGAAGGTATAGGGCTTATGGCACTTCTTACAAAGCTTAAGCTTACTTCATCAAATAGCGAAGCAAGAAGATTGATTCAGCAAGGTGGAATAGCTTTAGACGGCAAAAAAATTACAGATATAAAGCATATAGTTAAAGAAGAAGATTTTAAAGATGATACCATCATGATTAAAAAAGGCAAAAAAGTATATCATCAAGTAAAATTAGTTTAA
- a CDS encoding helix-turn-helix domain-containing protein, translating to MKIIDNMLNDTNGLILEAIRERTLAGLSAARARGRVGGRPPVMDTNKIAMAKSMMADKSISVKDICKAFGVSKSTLYKYLSEDKKA from the coding sequence GTGAAAATCATAGATAATATGCTTAATGATACAAACGGTTTAATTCTTGAAGCCATTAGAGAAAGAACCTTAGCTGGGCTTTCAGCGGCAAGGGCTAGGGGAAGAGTTGGCGGCAGACCACCTGTAATGGATACAAATAAAATTGCTATGGCCAAATCCATGATGGCTGACAAAAGTATCTCTGTTAAAGATATATGCAAAGCTTTTGGTGTGTCAAAATCAACTCTATACAAATACTTAAGTGAAGACAAAAAGGCTTAG
- a CDS encoding methyl-accepting chemotaxis protein has protein sequence MSIKKFNLKLFKKEKLKNIKKKVNRKKGNRFWNDLKIGYKYGLVLAVVIIFFSISVGMTIHSIFNINENIKKIEAIDQRSIMITQMGSIFREKDVQIGEFIFYGQDRYINEYENTRRDFTILLDEIKPIMNTKELKDLYDNIVINNKKVHAIVQQEIVQAVKLKNNEKLIAAKRKTSTIRKNTVGFLNKMKEIIEQDRQVAIKQAHEDMERTVKILLITCICIVLFSVIIMFMISRSIRDNLKSVIQISNKAAQGDLTVESIDYEGKDEIGQLASSINQMVNNLRGMLNEIVYVSGEVNAQANTFMNISKEVRKGSKQIAATMQQMAVGAEEQANSATDIAHAINNLSKLIEETNLKGEELKKSSEEVLTASEIGNQNLLMSVDQMDVINHMVKNSVNKVKRLDQKTQNISQLIKVINDISEQTNLLALNAAIEAARAGEAGRGFAVVSEEIRKLAEEVKNSASEIREIVEDIQNESSSMTKALEDGYAQVEDGTKQIKDTEKSFNKINEEVRNMVEKIQHVSKNLENVAYHSGEIGSAVEQVAAIAEENSASIEHTSSLAQQENSAMQLMKEENDKIIETMENLKSLVDYFKL, from the coding sequence ATGAGTATTAAAAAATTTAATCTGAAGCTATTTAAAAAAGAAAAACTAAAAAATATTAAAAAGAAGGTAAATAGAAAAAAAGGGAATAGGTTTTGGAACGATTTAAAAATAGGATATAAATATGGATTAGTTTTAGCAGTTGTAATCATTTTTTTCAGTATTTCTGTAGGTATGACTATTCATTCCATATTTAATATCAATGAAAATATAAAAAAGATTGAAGCTATTGATCAGCGAAGCATTATGATAACTCAAATGGGTTCAATATTTAGAGAAAAGGACGTACAAATAGGAGAATTTATTTTTTATGGACAAGATAGGTATATTAATGAATACGAAAATACAAGAAGAGATTTTACTATTTTATTAGATGAAATTAAACCTATTATGAATACAAAAGAGCTAAAGGATTTGTATGACAATATTGTTATAAACAATAAAAAAGTGCATGCTATTGTACAGCAGGAAATTGTTCAAGCAGTAAAGCTTAAAAATAATGAAAAGCTTATTGCTGCAAAGAGAAAAACATCTACTATTAGAAAAAATACAGTAGGTTTCTTAAATAAAATGAAAGAGATAATAGAGCAGGATCGTCAAGTGGCAATTAAGCAGGCACATGAAGATATGGAAAGAACTGTGAAAATTCTTTTGATTACGTGTATATGTATTGTTCTATTTAGTGTTATAATTATGTTTATGATAAGCAGGAGTATCAGAGACAATTTAAAAAGTGTCATTCAAATCAGTAACAAAGCGGCTCAAGGAGATCTTACAGTAGAGAGTATTGATTATGAGGGAAAAGATGAGATTGGACAGTTAGCTTCTTCTATTAATCAAATGGTGAATAATCTTAGAGGTATGTTAAATGAAATCGTATATGTATCAGGAGAAGTAAATGCTCAAGCGAATACTTTTATGAATATATCAAAAGAAGTAAGAAAAGGAAGTAAACAAATTGCAGCTACTATGCAGCAAATGGCAGTAGGTGCTGAAGAACAGGCAAATTCTGCAACGGATATTGCTCATGCCATAAATAATTTAAGCAAATTAATAGAAGAAACTAATTTAAAGGGAGAAGAGCTTAAAAAGAGTTCAGAAGAAGTATTAACAGCATCAGAGATAGGAAATCAGAATTTATTAATGTCTGTAGATCAAATGGATGTAATCAATCATATGGTTAAGAATTCTGTTAATAAGGTAAAAAGATTAGATCAAAAGACTCAAAATATATCTCAATTAATTAAGGTTATTAACGATATTTCAGAACAGACAAACCTTCTTGCTCTAAATGCAGCGATTGAAGCAGCACGAGCAGGAGAAGCAGGAAGGGGCTTTGCTGTGGTATCTGAAGAAATTAGAAAGCTTGCAGAGGAAGTTAAAAATTCAGCTTCTGAAATAAGAGAAATCGTGGAAGATATTCAAAATGAATCAAGCAGCATGACAAAAGCATTAGAAGATGGATATGCACAGGTAGAAGATGGAACAAAACAAATAAAGGATACAGAAAAATCTTTTAATAAGATAAATGAAGAAGTAAGAAATATGGTAGAAAAAATTCAGCATGTATCTAAAAACCTAGAGAATGTAGCTTATCATAGTGGTGAAATTGGATCAGCTGTAGAACAGGTTGCAGCGATAGCAGAAGAAAACTCAGCATCTATTGAGCATACATCAAGTCTTGCACAGCAGGAGAATAGTGCTATGCAGTTGATGAAGGAAGAAAATGATAAAATAATTGAAACTATGGAAAATTTAAAGAGCTTAGTAGATTATTTTAAGTTATAA
- a CDS encoding DUF5412 family protein: MYKLFSFKKILLLILIIISLLMLKYIFNNINDIFCIAENEIIKKATCPNNKYIAIGFIRDAGATTSKSPQVSILKKGEKFTNHNVGNVFIGNHSSFIDIKWENTKTLIIVYKCEEFNVIKKKYLSNNIKIKYNRVEGN, from the coding sequence ATGTATAAACTATTTAGTTTCAAAAAGATACTACTATTAATATTAATAATAATATCATTACTGATGCTAAAGTACATATTCAATAATATAAATGATATTTTTTGTATTGCCGAGAATGAGATTATAAAGAAAGCAACTTGTCCTAATAATAAATACATAGCTATAGGATTTATCAGAGATGCTGGAGCTACAACGAGTAAAAGTCCTCAAGTTTCAATACTTAAAAAAGGAGAAAAATTTACAAATCATAATGTAGGAAATGTTTTCATCGGAAATCATTCAAGTTTTATAGATATTAAATGGGAAAATACCAAAACATTAATTATAGTTTATAAATGCGAAGAATTTAATGTTATAAAAAAAAAATACTTGTCAAACAATATAAAAATCAAATATAATCGAGTAGAAGGTAATTAA
- a CDS encoding RNA-guided endonuclease InsQ/TnpB family protein: protein MIRTYKVMLKPNNKQKTKLFECAGVSRWAYNWTLGRQKENYKNGGKFLNDSVLRKELTQLKKTEEHKWLNEYSNNITKQAIKDACNSYKRFFNGYSEFPKFKSKKRTKPSFYQDIEKIKFTDTHVKLEKLTTSRKKNRQKLNWIKLSEKDRIPTGENIKYINPRVTFDGLNWWISVGIEEEIEIEDKETEPIGIDLGVKDLAIISNGNKYKNINKSLKMKKLIKKYKRLQRQISRKYEMNKTKIEGGENRYEYHKTKNIIKAENKLKKLYRKIKGLRDNYIHHITTSLVKAKPKYIVIEDLNVSGMLKNKKVSRAIQEQSLREFRRQLEYKCNWYEVDLIIADRYYPSSKMCSSCGNVKSDLKLSDRKYICDNCGLEIDRDFNASLNLRDYPKYDKSVA from the coding sequence ATGATTAGGACATATAAAGTAATGTTAAAACCTAACAACAAGCAAAAAACTAAATTATTTGAATGTGCAGGAGTAAGCAGATGGGCATATAATTGGACTTTAGGTAGACAAAAAGAAAATTATAAAAATGGTGGTAAATTCTTAAATGATAGCGTTTTAAGGAAAGAACTAACACAGCTAAAGAAAACAGAAGAACATAAATGGCTTAATGAGTATTCTAACAATATCACAAAACAAGCTATTAAAGATGCTTGTAACTCTTATAAAAGATTTTTCAATGGATATAGTGAATTTCCAAAGTTTAAGTCTAAAAAAAGAACTAAACCTAGCTTTTATCAAGATATAGAGAAGATAAAATTTACAGATACTCATGTTAAACTAGAAAAGTTAACTACAAGTAGAAAGAAAAATAGACAAAAATTAAATTGGATTAAGTTGAGTGAAAAAGATAGGATACCGACAGGTGAAAACATTAAATATATTAATCCAAGGGTAACTTTTGATGGTCTTAACTGGTGGATTAGTGTTGGCATTGAAGAAGAAATTGAAATAGAAGATAAAGAAACAGAGCCTATAGGAATCGACTTAGGTGTAAAAGATTTAGCAATTATTAGTAATGGTAATAAGTATAAGAATATTAACAAATCACTAAAAATGAAGAAGTTAATTAAGAAATATAAAAGACTTCAAAGACAAATTTCAAGAAAATATGAGATGAATAAAACTAAAATAGAAGGAGGTGAAAACCGTTACGAATACCACAAAACTAAAAATATTATAAAAGCTGAAAATAAACTAAAAAAGCTTTATAGGAAAATTAAAGGATTAAGGGACAATTACATTCATCATATAACAACATCTTTGGTGAAAGCCAAACCAAAGTATATTGTTATTGAAGATTTGAATGTAAGTGGCATGTTAAAGAATAAAAAAGTATCAAGAGCAATACAGGAACAATCACTAAGAGAGTTTAGAAGGCAACTTGAATATAAATGTAATTGGTATGAAGTTGATTTAATCATAGCTGATAGATATTACCCTTCAAGTAAAATGTGTTCAAGTTGTGGTAATGTAAAATCAGATTTAAAATTATCAGATAGAAAGTATATATGTGATAATTGTGGATTAGAAATTGATAGGGACTTTAACGCAAGCCTTAACCTTAGAGATTATCCTAAATATGATAAATCGGTAGCTTAA
- a CDS encoding TerD family protein, with translation MAISLQKGQKVDLTKTNPGLTKVLVGLGWDVNKYDGGHDFDLDAAAFMLGENGKVTSEKDFIFYNNLKDEAQSVMHLGDNLTGEGDGDDEQIKIDLSKVPQNIHKIAFTVTIHQAEERNQNFGQVSNAFIRIANEATGEELIRYDLGEDFSIETAVVVGELYRHSGEWKFNAIGSGFQGGLAALCKNFGLNV, from the coding sequence ATGGCAATTAGCTTACAAAAAGGACAAAAGGTAGATTTAACAAAAACAAATCCAGGGCTTACAAAGGTGTTAGTGGGACTTGGATGGGATGTAAACAAATATGATGGTGGACATGATTTTGATTTAGATGCTGCTGCTTTTATGTTAGGAGAGAATGGAAAGGTTACAAGTGAGAAGGATTTTATCTTCTATAATAACCTAAAGGATGAAGCACAGTCTGTAATGCATCTTGGAGATAATCTAACAGGTGAAGGAGATGGAGATGACGAACAAATAAAAATCGATTTAAGTAAAGTACCTCAAAATATACATAAAATCGCTTTTACAGTTACTATCCATCAAGCAGAAGAGAGAAATCAAAATTTTGGACAAGTATCTAATGCGTTTATTCGTATTGCGAACGAAGCTACAGGAGAAGAATTGATTAGATATGACCTTGGAGAAGATTTTAGTATAGAAACAGCTGTTGTGGTAGGAGAACTTTATCGCCACAGTGGAGAATGGAAGTTTAATGCAATCGGTAGTGGTTTTCAGGGAGGACTTGCAGCACTTTGTAAAAACTTTGGACTAAATGTATAA
- a CDS encoding chloride channel protein, with product MKKKLKMDLVEQTVLLISAIKWITLAIFAGLVVGSVTGLFLKLLHLGEYHATKWNNYYILMPVAFFLSSLLITKLAPDAEGHGTEKVIEAVHQKCAKIDIKVIPVKLLATLITLLSGGSAGKEGPCAQIGAGVASFFSDLFKIKEPLDRKRFVICGISAGFAGVFGTPIAGAVFAAEVLYVGKFSYIVLLPSLIASYVSCLVNKALGVCHPSYVISFNASNDIKMFFNMLLFGAFMGSLAMLFIRVLNIIEEAIYKINIYKPYKGILGGLILVCIVYLTGTKDYIGLGTDVINKSVLGHPVGGLDFLLKMFTTSVTLGSGGSGGILTPIFYIGATAGNAWGQLMNENIALFSAVGMVAFLAACANTPIAGILIAMELFGIEVASYASIAVVIGYLMVGHKSIYPSQIIVSNKSPSMDTEINCEIGQLQKDPRIKIKSKNKFLEKLHDINKGA from the coding sequence ATGAAAAAGAAACTTAAAATGGATCTTGTTGAGCAAACGGTTCTATTAATCAGTGCCATCAAATGGATTACACTAGCTATATTTGCAGGTCTAGTTGTAGGAAGTGTTACAGGTCTTTTTCTAAAGCTCCTTCATTTAGGAGAATATCATGCAACCAAATGGAATAATTATTACATATTGATGCCTGTTGCATTCTTTTTAAGCAGTTTACTTATTACAAAATTAGCTCCTGATGCAGAAGGACACGGCACAGAAAAGGTTATCGAAGCAGTTCATCAAAAATGTGCTAAAATTGATATCAAGGTCATTCCTGTCAAATTGCTTGCAACACTTATTACTCTACTATCTGGTGGTTCAGCAGGAAAAGAAGGTCCTTGTGCACAAATCGGTGCAGGAGTTGCATCCTTTTTTTCAGATTTATTCAAAATAAAAGAGCCATTAGACAGAAAAAGATTTGTTATATGTGGTATCAGTGCTGGCTTTGCAGGAGTATTTGGAACACCTATTGCTGGAGCAGTTTTTGCAGCAGAGGTTTTATATGTAGGTAAATTTTCATATATTGTTCTTTTACCTTCTTTGATTGCTTCTTATGTAAGCTGCCTCGTAAATAAAGCTTTAGGGGTATGTCATCCTTCTTATGTAATCTCTTTTAATGCTTCAAATGATATAAAAATGTTTTTCAATATGCTTTTATTTGGTGCATTTATGGGATCTTTGGCAATGCTTTTTATACGTGTTCTAAATATAATTGAAGAAGCCATATACAAAATAAATATATATAAGCCTTACAAAGGAATACTAGGTGGACTTATACTAGTTTGCATAGTTTATTTAACAGGAACTAAGGATTATATAGGACTTGGTACAGATGTAATCAATAAAAGTGTTTTAGGACACCCTGTCGGCGGATTAGATTTTCTTCTTAAAATGTTTACAACCTCTGTTACATTAGGTTCTGGAGGTAGTGGAGGAATTTTAACACCTATATTTTATATCGGTGCAACAGCTGGTAATGCTTGGGGACAACTGATGAATGAAAATATTGCTCTATTCTCTGCTGTAGGTATGGTTGCCTTCTTAGCCGCATGTGCTAATACCCCTATTGCAGGAATTCTAATAGCAATGGAGCTATTTGGCATTGAGGTAGCATCATACGCATCTATTGCTGTAGTAATTGGGTATTTGATGGTAGGGCATAAAAGTATATATCCAAGTCAAATTATTGTTAGTAATAAATCTCCTTCAATGGATACAGAAATCAACTGTGAAATAGGACAACTACAAAAAGATCCACGTATAAAAATTAAAAGTAAAAACAAGTTCCTCGAAAAGCTTCACGATATTAATAAAGGTGCATAA
- a CDS encoding QueT transporter family protein: MKKTNYLVQAALIGAIYAVLTIAFAPISYGQIQVRISEALTILPMFTPAAIPGLYVGCIVANIYGGGGMIDIVFGSLATLIAAFLSYKMPKKWLVPMPPVIVNGIIIGFILNYLYDLPLFITMGWVTLGQLIACYGLGYPLMLTLERYKDKIFKA, translated from the coding sequence ATGAAAAAAACAAATTATTTAGTGCAGGCAGCATTGATTGGGGCTATTTATGCTGTACTTACTATTGCGTTTGCACCTATTAGCTATGGGCAAATTCAAGTAAGAATATCAGAAGCCTTAACAATATTGCCGATGTTTACACCTGCTGCTATTCCAGGATTGTATGTTGGATGTATTGTAGCGAACATCTATGGCGGTGGGGGAATGATTGATATTGTATTTGGAAGCTTAGCTACACTTATTGCGGCATTTTTATCTTATAAGATGCCAAAGAAATGGTTAGTACCCATGCCACCTGTTATTGTAAATGGAATCATAATAGGCTTTATTCTAAATTACCTTTATGATTTGCCATTATTTATTACAATGGGTTGGGTAACATTAGGACAATTGATTGCTTGTTATGGATTAGGATATCCATTAATGTTAACCTTAGAACGATATAAGGATAAAATTTTTAAAGCATAA
- a CDS encoding sodium:calcium antiporter, which produces MFDWINNIWIAFIMLFAAALVINQASDKLGDVLHVLGLKLKISNSVRGATFDAVASSFPEFSTAMVAVIVYKEFADVGVPTIAGSGIFNILLIPMLSIFAYKGTEKLKADRSGVYRDMIFYTISILTLIATSYIGKFSPASGIVLICIYIGYIITLYYQTKKYREDLTLGEEIADTAELQRELEDEGEDEDFIDMPYSKIFGVIVIAIAFLWVSCDAIVKSALVISDTLNIPKMLVSVIILAACTSIPDTLLSIKSAKLGDADGAVSNAVGSNIFDICICLGVPMIIAKKEIPVSFGENIIIFAFLLISMFTTAALLLKKDGVSKKNASIMAVVYGLFLLYVIGVSVGLIPLNILV; this is translated from the coding sequence ATGTTTGATTGGATCAATAATATATGGATTGCCTTTATTATGCTATTTGCTGCTGCATTGGTAATAAATCAAGCATCAGATAAATTAGGAGATGTTCTACACGTGCTTGGATTGAAATTAAAAATTTCAAACTCTGTAAGAGGTGCAACCTTTGATGCTGTTGCTTCATCTTTCCCAGAGTTTTCAACAGCTATGGTAGCTGTAATTGTTTATAAGGAATTTGCAGATGTAGGAGTTCCTACCATTGCTGGTTCAGGAATATTTAACATCCTATTAATTCCAATGCTTTCTATATTCGCATACAAAGGAACAGAAAAGTTAAAAGCCGATCGATCTGGTGTATATCGCGATATGATTTTTTATACTATTAGTATATTAACATTGATAGCTACATCTTATATAGGCAAATTTTCCCCTGCTTCAGGAATAGTTCTGATATGTATTTATATAGGGTACATCATAACCTTATATTATCAGACAAAAAAATACAGAGAAGATCTTACTCTCGGAGAAGAGATTGCTGACACAGCAGAATTGCAGCGTGAGCTTGAAGATGAAGGTGAAGATGAAGACTTTATCGATATGCCTTATTCAAAAATATTTGGTGTGATAGTTATCGCCATTGCATTTTTATGGGTAAGCTGTGATGCTATTGTAAAATCTGCTTTAGTGATTTCAGATACATTAAACATCCCAAAAATGCTTGTTTCTGTAATCATATTAGCTGCTTGTACATCTATTCCTGATACACTTTTATCTATAAAATCTGCTAAATTAGGTGATGCAGATGGAGCAGTATCTAATGCAGTAGGATCAAATATATTTGACATTTGTATTTGCTTAGGCGTACCTATGATTATTGCAAAAAAAGAAATCCCTGTAAGCTTCGGTGAAAATATTATAATCTTTGCTTTCTTGTTAATATCTATGTTTACAACAGCAGCATTGCTTCTTAAAAAAGATGGAGTTAGCAAAAAAAATGCATCTATTATGGCTGTTGTTTATGGGTTGTTCCTTTTATATGTAATAGGTGTCTCAGTTGGTTTAATCCCACTAAATATACTTGTATAA